The sequence below is a genomic window from Bos javanicus breed banteng chromosome 5, ARS-OSU_banteng_1.0, whole genome shotgun sequence.
CCTGAGAGGTGAACAGGGCATCTGTGTGGCGGAGTGGGGGTTGGTGCAGGGGGCTCACGCAGTGACCAGGGCATCCTTGCGGGGAGGTGTCTGAGCCCAAGCAGAGGGAGGAAGGCGTCCACACAGGTGTGGGTTTCAGAGGCTGTCCACATGATACGGGAGCACAGCGTGGAGACTCAGAGCCCAGGCAGGGTGAGGAGGGATTTCACACAGGAGGGTGACCTTGGACAGGGTGTCAGAGCCTGAGTGGGGTGAGAACAGATTCCACATTAGTCAGGGCACTGGTTTCAGGAATCAGAGTCCAGGCAGAGTAAGGAGGGCTGTGCTGTGGAAGGTGGCAGACCCGGGCAGGGTGAGGAGAAATGGCTGTGGGGATTGGCTGCCTCAGTGCAGGACTCCCATGCAGAACGGAGGTGGTGTCAACAGCGGTAGGGCCTGGATGGAGAAAGGAGCCCAATGGAGGAGAGAAGGGCATCTTAGTTAAGGATGGAGGGGCAGCCAAGGTAGAAAATGGGTTAAATCTAGGaaattaatgcctttgaactgtggtgttggagaaaactctagagactcccttggatggcaaggaggtcaaaccagtcaatcctaatggaaatcaaccctgaatattcattggaaggactgatgctgaagctgaagctccaatactttggccaccttatacatagagctgactcattggagaagcccctgatgctgggaaaagattgaaggcaggaggagaaggaggcgacagaaaatgaaatggttggatggcatcaccgaattaatggacatgaatttgagcacactccaggagatggtgaaggacggggaagcctggcatgttgcagtccatggggtcgcaaagagttggacacgacttagtgactgaacaacaacattgatCAAATAAGTAAGGAGAATGGAAGCAGTTTTCTTACTGTCACAGAGGGAGTTAGagatgcagaaagagaaaaagatagaaTGAACTCTTTGTGTAGGATTGGGATTAGAGACGTTAGTGTGAACTCatagttttcaatatatttaGACATAGAAATAAATACAGAGGTAAATgcttgtggtgtgtgtgtgtatgtgtgtatgtgttatgcAGGGGAGAGAGGAATTAGGTGGGGAGACTAAAAGAAGGTGAATCagtggaattccctggcggtccagtggttaagagtctgtacCTCACTGCTGGgctctggtgggggaactaagatcctgtaagctggGTGGTTcaccaaaaactggaaaaagaaaaaaaataaagtggagacTCATTTGGGGAGAGCTGAATCTTGGGTGTGAGCTGGGAGCATGTCTGCAAAAAGATTCTGCATGAAGGATTTAATTTTGGGGGTGCTTTCCTCTTGGCTTATATGTAGTGCTTAGTTCCTCCTCTAAACTGTGAATCCATTAGATTATCCTAATTTGTTAAAGGCTCCTGTATACCCATAAGCCTTTTGTTGTGGTGTCCTGgggatgaaagaaagaaggacacCCTTCTCCTCTAGCATCCAGTAGGGAGCTGCTCTCAGGAGCTGCTGGGGGCACTTAAGCAGAATGCATGTGGAAGCATGATGGACTTAATCAAGAACAGGGATGAGCAGAGAACACAGGAGAGCAACTTCTGAAGGCACATAATCTACACTTTGACTTCCCACTGCATTAGAGGACTCTGACTTTTGGAAGTGGGGAGTTTGGCAAGAAAGTTGTTCTGTCAGTTGGAATGTGGTCCCCAAAGTTGCCTGATCAACCCCAGAAGATGAGGAGAATGCAAACATGAATGAGTATATACTCAGGTTGGTGGATCTACAAATGATTTTGTGTgcaggtgaaagtgaaattgaagtcgctcagtcgtgtctgactttgcgaccccatggactatagccaatcaggctcctccgtccatgggattttccaggcaagagtgctggagtggattgccatttccttctccaggggatcttcctgacccaggaatcgaacccgcattgcaggcagacgctttaccatctgagccatttgcAGGTAGATGCTCACAAATGCTTTAATTTCATCCTTTCTGGTaagttcactgtttttttttttttttttggctctgaaaAGAGCCTTTGGGTTCCACGAGGCCTGTAAAGACGTTTACTTGGAGCTGGTGTATTTGGTGACGGCCTTGGTGCCCTCGGACACggcgtgcttggccagctccccgGGCAGCAGCAGGCGCACGGCcgtctggatctccctggatgtgatgGTCGAACGCTTGTTGTAATGCGCCAGGCGCGACGCCTCGCCAGCGATGCGCTCGAAGATGTCGTTgacgaaggagttcatgattcccaTGGCCTTGGACGAGATGCCGGTGTCCGGGTGGACCtgcttcagcaccttgtacacGTACACGGAGTAGCTCTCCTTGCGGCTGCGCTTGCGCTTCTTGCCGTCCTTCTTCTGCGCCTTGGTCACCGCCTTCTTAGAACCCTTCTTCCGGGCAGGAGCGGACTTCGCTGGCTCAGGCATGGTGAAGTACTGCGGTCACAGAACCACTGAAGAAGTTCACTGTTACCAGggagaatgtctctgctttgttccccttttcctttccttcctattTCTCTCCCCTACcctttgacttcctacttctatTGCTATTTGCTGGCGTAATGTTTAAAGGTATAATTCACATTGCGCCTGTCTTGGGGTGTGGGCCCCtgaggtttttaattttcatgaaattcCTCTCAAGTTTTTTGTGGTTGTTTGTCTAGGGTCCCTGTTCTCAGCTAGTTGTGTGATAGGAAGTATGAGAAATTACCACCGTGCTTGCGTTTCATTTTAAGTGGTTTTAAGGAAGAGACGGATAGGATTCTTCGACAAGAACAGAAGATCGCAGCATGACTTCAGAGGTCACTTATGTTGAAGTGAAGTTTAATAAACCCAAGTCCTCAGGCACCGAATCAGAGCTTCCTGCAGGTAAGACTCGCTTTCCAGTGGTCAAAGTGAATGATGGGATGAAGGGTGAAGAGAGAATACTATAAATAAAGCCTAGGGAATGTTGGTTGCTGGTTCTCTGGCCACGGTTGGGAAACACAGGATTCTCAGATCGAATTGCCTGAAAAGCATTAAAGGATGATACAGGTATGCCACGACAAAACTGAGGTGTGAGAAATCCACTATGGACCTGAGTTAAGGAGAATGGTAATGAAGCTGAGAAGTTCTTGTGTGCTTTCTGAGGTGAACTAAGACTGCAGTGTAGAGAGTGGGTTCAGGTCTTGAAACCATCAGTCCAGATACAGGGGCTAATGATGAATTGGTGGGTTTTGTTTCTCAATCAGTCACGGGAGAAGAGTTTGAGTGCAGAGTGTTTGAGTGTATTGGTTAGTATCAGACTAACATGGAACAAACCATTGCAGATGAAAGCCTAGAAAGTCTTATACAGAAAGTCTCTTATGTTTTGAGAACGGTTGCTCTGCAATCAGAAAATCCATTGCACACTGTATCTGAGATGGATTCAGTGAGGTTTGGAAGTAAATAAAAGGTAATTTGGGTAGCATGTATGATATCTTAGATacagaacaaaagaggaaaaaaaccgTGGAGACTATGAGAAGCTGTGAGAGGGAAGTTATGATTGCTTATGTTTTCCAAAATTCTGTGGAAACATGGAAAATGCTCAGgaaactgtttttttccccttagaaaatttatagggacttccctggtggtccagtagttaagactctgtactcccaatgcacaagttcaatccctggtcagggaattaagattcctcatgctgccaggcacagccaaaataaataaataaataaatacttgataacctttaaaaaaaatacaaattaaaaaaattatataactttGTTATTATATGCTGCAATgttcatagaaaaaaataaaaaaccagagATAcacacaaatttatttatttttaaaatttttattagttcagttgttttacagtgttctgtttctgctgtacagcaaagtgaatcagttacacatgtacatatatccactcttttagattcttttcccatagaggtcattacagagtattgaggagagttccctgtgctgcataatACGTTCTAATAGTagagtgtatatgtcaattccaatctccgaattcatcccacctcccttTTTCCCTGCCTTGGTGTctgtacatttgttctctacatcagtgtctctatttctgctttgcaaatagattcatctgtaccatttttctagatttcacatatatgtattaatatatgatactcgtttttctctttctgacttattttactctcTTTGACAGTCTCTCGGTCCACACACAAATTTAAATTGCTGTATTTATTCTTACTATCTAGAAATAACTAATTTACATTTTGTGTACAtccttcaaaatataaaatacatcaatgtgtgtatgtgtttttctaaaaatgagaTCATAGTATACATTATTGCAGGTTTTACCCCCACTTAGCAATATATTATaactttgagaaaataatttttttttcaattgagatATGACTGAcaaaattatattagtttcagatgtataagcATAATGGTTTGATTTTTacgtatattgcaaaatgatcatcacaatgtctaattaacatctgtcaccatacatagtttcacagttttttttcttgtgatgaaggCTTTTAAGAtgtactcttcagttcagttcagttcagtcgctcagttgtgtctgactctttgcgaccccatgaatcgcagcacgtcaggcctccctgtccatcaccaactcctggagtttactcaaactcatgtccatcgagtcggtgatgccatccagccatctcatcctctgtcgtccccttctcctctgcccccagtccctcccagcatcagagtcttttccaatgagtcaactcttcgcatgaggtggccaaagtcctggagtttcagctttagcatcagtccttccaatgaacacccaggactgatctcctttaggatggactagttggatctccttgcagtccaagggactctcaagagtcttctccaacaccacagctcaaaggcatcaattattcggtgctcagctttcttcacagtccaactctcacatccatacatgaccactggaaaaaccataaccttgactagacagacctttgttggcaaagtaatgtctctgcttttgaatacgctatctaggttggtcataactttccttccaaggagtaagcatcttttaatttcacggctgcaatcaccatctgcagtgattttggagccccccaaaataaagtctgacactgtttccactgtttccccatctatttgccatgaagtgatgggactggatgccatgatatttgttttctgaatgttgagctttaagccaattttttcacttagCTATCTTCAAATAAgcagtattttatatatgtatattatagcCTATAGTATTATTAATTGTAGTCATTATACTGTACCTTATATCCCAGGACttacttattttgtaactggacgTTTGTACCTCTTGacccccttcacccattttgctGACCTCATCACCcctcacctctggcaaccaccattctgttctctgtgtctatgagttattattatcttttaaagattACACagataagtgagatcatatggtgtttgtctttctctttcttgcttatttcacttagcataatgccctcaaggtccatcctgAAGGcaagatttccttattttttataagTGAATAATATCCATTCCATACAgttgtcacattttctttatccattcacccatcaatGGACACTTGATAAAATAATTCTCAACCATGAAATGGTGACTGAAAATGTCTGATTTTTTAACACtacattgtaactcaactatacctccataaaaaataaagttaaaaagcagtctggctgagtaatattccactgtatatatgtaccacaacttcttcatccattcatctctcaataGACATctggattgcttccatgtcctagctattgtaaatagtgctgtgatgaacaatgTGGTGTttatatggcagaagccaacacagtgttgtaaagcaatcattctacaattaaaaataaattaataaatttaaaaaaacagtctgattttattttaaggaTGTGATGAGAGACAATTATAAAGAGTTATCTGCTATGGCATTATGTAAAGTAGTTAAAGTTAGAAATAATCTGGaagattatttaaatatataatgaaatactatgcAACCACAATACAGTgggtaaaagaagaaaatatggtgATATAGAATACAATAAAATAGTGGGTCCGATCCCAATATATATGGTATATCAGTCATGTGGCAaaatgtgcatgcatgtatatacacttaaaaattgctGGAAGAATGTATaccaaaatattaacagttaTCCCCAATGGGAAGAATGTATaccaaaatattaacagttaTCCCCAATGGGTTTCTCTACTgcctcaggcagtaaagaatctgcctgcagtgcaggagacccaggttttttcctgggtcaggaagatcccttggagaagggaatggctacccactccagtatttttgcctggagaattccatggacagagaagcctggcaggatacagcccatggggttgcaaagagttggacatgaatgagcgactaacacttttactttcatcctcAATGGTAGGAATTTGtgcatttatgtattttctaGCATTTCTACAATGAACATTACTATTTCCTTTGTAGCTTCATATTTGAAATAATGTCATGTAATAGTAATAGTGTATTATacaagaaaagggagaggaggaagagaaggagcaaGAGGAAGTCAAGGTCAGAATTTATTAttcatgataataataatttgatTAATTTGATTCTTTCTTCAGCTCCCAAAGAGACCAAACTTCACCAAAGTGGCCATAGTTTTTCCAAGCTACTTCTTACCTCATTGCTGATACTTCTGCTACTATTAGCAATCTCATTTTTGATCGCTTTTATCTGTAAGTATCCAGATGGATCTATAAGAAATGTCTGCCTGACTTGAAGAGATGGCATCAAATAAACAGATAAACTATGAGTTTATTCAGAAATCTGGGAGAGAAGTCTTCTCTGGGGGAAGACATAGATAGTGGGAATTCATTGTGAGCTTGGTTCTTTATTTGCATTTAGTCACTCTTATAGAAATAATGGCATTCCTTCTCTTCAGAGAAATTGagagtatatgtgtgtacatgtttctgttttgcagaatGAAATCTATAGGGCACCATTTCTACACTAGACAATTGTTTATGTGAGACCAAATCTGTGTTTTCTTAGTAGTGTTTATAAGGCTATGCCTGTTGAGGACATAGACATATTTTGGGACTAGCAGATGGACAAGAAGTAAATGGGAAGAAATCTCCCAGGAGAATAGTCTACTGAATTTtcatcttaattatttttgtctttctcaagactgcATGAGCTCTTAAAATCCATTTGGCAAATAGGTAGATTTCTGCCTATCAAGAACTCatcaagttttttaaaatcataaaactagTATAAGTTTGGGTAGatactttattcattcatttggtcaTTCAATAAGCAACAGTGGCCATCTAGTCTATGTCAGACACTGTGCCAGATAGAGACAGCAGAGTTGTAGCCCTTGGTTTTGAGAAGTCCGCAGGATGATGGCAACTGGTTGAATGAAGCAGTGTTTATAACAACGTCTGGTAAATGTTCTGTGAGTAAGAAGCACAGGAAGCTGAGataggcttcctggaggaggtgacatctaTACCTGTGTGGACCAAGCATGACAGATGTGGGAGAGCttgaaaaaatttggaaaaatatgttAAGTGACTGTGACATATGGTTCTAAGTGAACTGTGAGGTTGCAGATGGGAGAAACAAGCAGGGTTCAGATCATGAAAAGTGTCCTGTACAATTCTAAAGAGCGGATTTCCTCCTGCCCCCCTGCAGATTATTTTATCAATTATCTTCTGTTATTTAATAAACCAGTCTAAAACTTGGTGGATTAAAACAAACTGTTTTTAGCTCATGATTCTGTGGTTTGTCGATTTGAACTGGGCTCAGCTAAGCCGTTTCATTGGTCCTGGCTAAAGTCATTCATGCATACATAGTCAAGTACCAGCTGCAGGTAACCCAGTTTCTGAGGAAGAGGATGTAAACTGGGATGATGTGGACAAATTGGTTCCACTTCTTTAGAATTCATCAGGTGAGCTTGAGCTTGTTGATATGGCAACATGTAGGCTTGCAGAGTGAGAGCAGCTGTGAACAAAGCCTCTTGAAGCCTTAGCTTgaaacaatcctaaaggaaatcaaccctgaatattcactggaaggactcatgctgaaggtgaagctccaatactttggccatgatgcgaagaaccgactcattgaaaaagactctgatgctgggaaagattgaaggcaaaaggagaagatggcagaggatgatatggttagatagaatcactgactcaatggacataaatttgagcaaactccaggagatagtgaaggacaggggagcctggcgtgctgcagtccatggggtcgcaaagggtcagacatgacttagcaactaaacaacaacagaaagagtTGCTTTTGTACATTTTGTTGGCTGAAGGAAGTCTTAGAGTCAGTCCATTTTCAAGTGGTGAATAAATAGA
It includes:
- the LOC133248174 gene encoding histone H2B type 1-C/E/F/G/I-like → MPEPAKSAPARKKGSKKAVTKAQKKDGKKRKRSRKESYSVYVYKVLKQVHPDTGISSKAMGIMNSFVNDIFERIAGEASRLAHYNKRSTITSREIQTAVRLLLPGELAKHAVSEGTKAVTKYTSSK